ATGACGGTGCAGCTCTATATTGAGACGAACGGGTATCCCGTGGCGTGGCACCCGGTGAGCAACGCCTGGGTGGTCTGCAGCAATGACTACTGGGGGACCCCGACGACGGCTTTCAACACCAATCCCTGGATGCGGTTCACGGTATGCGCCAACTACAGCAACAAGACGGCCGCCGTGTTTCTCAACCAGCATCTGCTCCTCCAGCAGGTGCGTTTTATCGATACGAACCGGACCCAGAGCGGGCGGTTTCAACTGGATGGGGGATCGGCGGTCACCTCCTATTTTGACGAGGTGTCTGTCCGGTATGTGCCCACAAACATGACGGCGGATCTGGATAACGACGGCATGGCGGATGCCGATGAGATCAATCTCTATAGTTCGGTGGGACTCCGTCACCGTCCGCTGATCACCGTCACCCAGCCGGCGAATGGGGCGATCACTCCTGCCGGTTCGTTCGATATCCTGCCCGGTAGCACTACAAACTTCTCAGTGCAGGCGCTCCCGGCGTATGGTGTTTCTCAACTCATGACGAATGGGCAGTCGGTGGGGGCATTCACAGGGCAGAACACAAGAAATGCATCCTTTTCGTGGGCAACGATGATCCCGGCTGGGCTGTCGGATGGAAGTTTCTCGGCCACGATAACCTATACCGCCCGGCGCTATGTACCTGCCGATTACCCCACGATACAAAGCGCCTTAACCGCGGCGATTGCCGGTGACTCGGTGATTGTTAGTAATGGGCCCTATTCCGAGAGTGTGACGCTTGGGAATGGAGTGAATTTGGTGGCCACGAATGCGACGATAACAGGGCTCACCGTGGCTCCCGGCACGACCGGTATGGTCGTGGCGACGACAGGGTTAATGGTCGGAGTCACGACTGTCAACGGGCTACTGATAGTGAGCAACGGTGCGGTTAATCTTGGGACGCTGGTGATCGGGGCGGGGGGCACGGTTCAGGTGGTGAACGCGACCTCCTTCATTGTGAATGGCACGACGATGAGTGGAACATTTACTTTGGATGCCTCCTGGGGTGCGGTCATCCGGGCTCAGACCCCTCCGTTCACTGATGATTTCGAACGGTATGCCAATAACGCAGGAATGGCTTCCATGGGATTCTATGGCTGGGGAACGCCGGATGGCGGCATCATTGTGCAAAGATCCGTGGTGACGCAGGGGGTGCAGGCGGTCGTGATGCCGAGTAACACCATGCTGTCCAACAGTCTGGCTGCCAGCGCCTCGTCGAATGTCTGGGCGGAATGGAACTACCGTGAGTCTGGCCGCATTGATGAATCCACAGTATTTGTGACGGGGGAGGATACCAATCTGACGGTGTTGCTATTTATCAACACAAGCAATTATGTGACGGTGTTCAATCCCGAGCAGGGGTGCTGTAGTGTTTTATCCAATGATGTGTGGAACCAGCCGGTAGTTCCGTTGTCAACGTCGGATTGGCCTCGAATTGCGGTGAACATGAACTACCTGACCCGCCGCGCCGCCGTGATGTTGAATGGGCGGTTGCTGGTGCAGGAATTGCGATTCATCAATACGAATCAGGTAAACTGTGAGCGGCTGGAGTGGGAGGCCGGCACAGCGGGTCCCTCGTATCTGGATGACTTAAAAGTCTGGACCAATGCTGTGCCTGTCCATTCCCTGGACGGAGATGGTGATGGGACGCCAGATGCCGAGGAAATTGATCATAGCGGCAATGTATTTTTCTGGCCCAATGGTGTGATTTTTAAAATTCGTTGAGTCTTTCGGACAACAGCAAGTGGAGAAAAGGTTGTATTTATGAAAATTGATGCTCATGCGCACGGTATGCATGCCGAACTGAATGACAAAGGGCGGCGCATTCCGCCAGTCGTATCAGGCTGGAAATCGACGGACGGTTCGCCGGAGGCCCACGTCAGGGAACATAACAAGCATGGGATTGATAAAGTGCTACTACTCGATCCGCCGAATGTCGTGTTTGAGATGAAGCAGGTGTTTGGCGATTTCGTCATGCCCTGCCCGCAGGTGGAAATGGACAAGAGCTCGCCGGCAGAAATTGCTTCTTTGCTGGACCGCGGTGCGGTGGGGATCAAATTTATCGCCCCCATGCATCCGTATGGGGATAACCGCTATCTGCCTCTTTATGAAGTGGTTCGGAACTATCGGGCATTAGCGGTTTTCCACACCGGCAACCTGGTGCATGAGTTTTTCGATCCGGGTGGTCCCTTGGCCCGGCCCGACTGGATTACCATCACGCATATGCGCCCGGCGGAATTGGATCGGATTACCCGCGCCTTTCCCGATCTCAAAATCCTCATGGCGCATTTTGGGAATCCGTGGTGGGAAGAGGCGTGGACCGTGCTGAAGAGCAATAAGAACGTCTATGCCGACCTCTCCGGGGGGACGGCCTATATGAAGTCCATGAATATGTGGAAGGATCTTTTTGTGCCCAATGGCACGTTGCATGAAAAGTCGGTATCCAAATTATGTTACGCCGCTGATGATTCGGTGTGTCATGCCGGGTACTTCGGATATGATAAATTTATTGAGTTTTATGAGCGGTTTTATGAGGCGCTGAATTTGCCGGAGGACATCCGTCAAAAAATTGACCGGAAAAACATCATCATGTTAACAGATCGGAAATAATCACTATGCACGCAGAGATCAAATCGGAGGAGTTGAAAATAGCCTATATCGGGGGTGGTTCCCGGGGGTGGGCGTGGGGATTGATGAGCGACCTCTGTTCTGAGCCACGTCTGACTGGTGTGGTTCGCCTTTACGACATAGATCGTGCGGCGGCGGAGGATAACGTGGTGATCGGGAATAAGCACTCCGCGCATCCCGATGCCCTGTCCCGCTGGAGTTATGAGGCCGTGCATTCCCTGTCGGACGCCTTGCGTGGTGCTGATTTCGTGGTCATCTCCATCATGCCGGGCACTCTCGATGAAATGGCGAGCGATGTCCACACGCCGGAGAAGTACGGCATTTATCATTCGGTCGGCGATACCGTCGGACCCGGTGGAATTGTACGTTCCTTGCGGACCATTCCGATGTATGTGGAATTTGCCGAGGCCATTCGCGCCTATTGTCCCAACGCCTGGGTGATCAATTATACCAATCCGATGACGGTCTGTGTGCGCACCCTCTCGGCGGTCTTCCCGGAGGTCAAGGTATTTGGCTGTTGTCATGAAGTGTTCGGGACGCAGGATACGCTGGCCCTGATGATCAAGGAGAAGTTTGGCGTGGAGAGCGTGAAGCGTCAGGAGATTCGCTGCAATGTGCTGGGGATCAATCATTTCACCTGGTTCAACGAGGCCTCCTGGCAGGGGCATGACCTGATGCCGATGTATCGTGAGTTTGCGGAAAAATATGCCGATGGCTTTTACGGGCATAATAAAAATGACCCGGAAGCATGGAAGGTTAACCACACCGGTATGGCTTCACGTGTCAAACTGGACCTGACCCGGCGCTTTGGCATGATTGCTTCCGCGGGCGACCGGCACATGGCCGAATTTTGTCCACGCGCCTGGTACATGAAAGACCTGGCCACCGTCGCGCACTGGAAGTTCCAGCTGACGTCGGTTGCGGTCCGCCGTGAAATTGACACCAAACGCATCGCTAAGTCACGCCGTCTTCTGAGCGGCGAGGATCCCATTAAACTCCATCTTACAGGCGAGGAGGGGGTCCATCAGATTGCCGCCCTCATGGGCTTGGAGGAGCTGTTCACGAATGTCAACGTGCCGAATGTCGGCCAGATGTCCGGCTTCCCTCTGGGCGCCGTGGTGGAAACCAATGCGATGTTCCGGGGTGATTCGGTGCGCCCGATCAGTGCCGGCACCCTGCCGGAGGCGCTGAACGGGATGCTCCTCCACCACGTCAAGAATCAGGAGACCACCGTGCGCGCCGGGATCACCCGCGATGCCCATCTGGCCTTCCAGGCCTTTGTTACCGATCCATTGGTGACAGGGCTTTCGCTGGGTGAGGCCGAAAGCCTGTTCTCGGAAATGTTGAAAAACACTCGGAAGTATCTGCCGGGCTGGAAGCTGGAGTGAGATAAGATGACAACAGGGTGTTTGAAGTTAGGGACAAATTGGGGCCCTTTTTCTCCCGTCTATACGGGAATCTCCCATATTCTGGATGCGGCACAGGGCTCGATGACGGATCTGGCGCTTTTCACAGGACGGCGTGAGCCTGCCTCGGTCATTCTGCCGGATACCATTTTCGACTACGTGCAGAACGTCAAGAGCGGCGTGCGACTGGCCACGGTGCGCGTGGTGCCTGAAGACGTTGCAACGGATTATTCCTCGTTCTCCTTGAGAAACTATCTGGATCCCCATGGGGATACCGCTCTGGCAAAGTTTACCGTTGAGAGTGACGAACGCATGCGGTGCGAGATAACCTTCCGTAACGCCTCGGATGAAAATCGGGAATACTTCTATGGACTGGGGCTCAGCGTGGTTGATGCGCGTCGGAAGGTGAGTCTGAAAAAGGTGCTGAGATCATGGTGGTTGCCGGCGAAAGATTATACGGCCATCGAAGCCTATCAAAAGGCGTTTGGGCTGGGATGCCGGCAGTGTCTCTCGCGAGTATTCTCGTGGGGGGTTGAGTCGGAAATGCTTGCCCAGGCATTCGGGGGATGGGAAGGGGACCGGGTCTCCTACCATACGACGTTGCCGAAACCCGTGCAGGACGGATATGTCTATTTCCGTTACATTAAATACAGTGCCATGAGTCAGCGGTGGGAGCTGCGGATCAATGGGAATGCGACGGCCTTCTGTTTCCCGCAAACCTGGGAAATTCCCGGCGGCCTCTGGGGGAAAAATCGGGATGCTTACGAGGAGTGGCGGTTGCTGAGAGTGCCCATCGGGCGCGTTTCTGAAGCCGATCTTAACATCGAGCTTCGTCCGCTTGAGGCGCCGGGCAATGACACGGCGCGGATCTGGCTGGATGGGATGCTTTTCAATGAGGGGCGACTCCCGGGTGATAAAGGGGCATCGGAATTGTTGCCGACCCTGCTGGTCGATGAGCCGCGTCGGGATGATGCCCGGGTGGAATTGGCTTCGTCTGACGGATCAACCGTTCAATTCCGGATCATCCTGCAAGACGAGCCGGAGCGGATCGAAACGGTGCTTTTGGAGGGCATGACGCCTCAGGCCCGGAGCGGAAACGGTTCCTTCCTGGCCCATCTACGCAAACGGTTTGAGCTTCCCGCCGCCCTGTTGGAGAGAGATTCAACGGTGAGTCCTTGGGGGGCCGCGGACAGCGATCCGATCACGGTTCCCGCACACTCTGAACGAACCGTTGGGTTCACGTTGTGCATGGACCGGCCCACCGCCAATTCGCTCGTCGAGGATGAAGGAACCGTTCTGCCTTCCCGAACCAGCCCTCCGCAGGGCCCGTATTCAGAAATGGCGGCACGCCTGAGAGATGTCCTGCTGTTCAACGTCAACTATCCGATGAAACTGTTTGGCGCGCCTTCCCCTTATTACGTGCCATCCAAATATTTTCCTCTGCCTTACTCCTGGGATGGCGGGTTAACGGCGGTCGGGATGACCACGTTTGCGCCGGGGCTGGCGCTGCAGCAGGCCAGCTACTTTTTCACCGGGGAGGAACAGGATTTCCCCTGTCTCTACTGCGGTTCACCGGTGCCCACGCCGCTGTATGCCCTGTGGGAAGTGTATCAGGCCACACAGGATCGATCAGCCCTTGCGGGCGCCTATGCCGGGGCCAAGCGGATGTATGATTTCTATCTGGGCCGCACGCCTGGGAGTGTCGTGAATGCCCATAATGACGGGATGTTGAGCACCTATCCCTACAACTACAACCTGGGTATTGATGATCATCCGATTCAACGCTGGGCTGAAGAACAGAAGCTCACGGACAAGGGGGTCTATTCTTTAATCCTTATGGCTCAGATGCTCCGTATGGCACGCATGTTGCGCAATATGGCCTATGTACTTGAAAAGGGGGCGGATGCGGAGCAGTACCGGTGTGATTCAGAGTTGCTGGGGGGCATCATCGATAATCAGATGTGGGATGAAAAGAGCGGGCTTTATGGGTGGCTCTGCCGGACCGAGCAGGGTGTTGAGCCCCTGCTGTTGGATGGAAGCGCTGGCGATCCCTCGGGCTGTGCCTTCCTGCCGCTATTTGCCGGACTGACCACACATAAGGAGAGGCTGATTAAGCAGCTGATGGATCAGGCCCGTTTCCTTACCCCGTGGGGCATCTCATCGGTGGATATGACCGCGCCCTGCTATAATCCGAAAGGTTATTGGAACGGCGGGATCTGGCCGGTGATGCAGTGGTATATCTGGCGTGGCTTGCTCGAGTCGGGCGAACCGGTTCTGGCGCGGAAGGTGGCTGAGTTGATCCTGAATACCTGGCAACAGTTCTTCGATAAGGATCATTATCTGGGCGAACACTACATGATCGAGCCGGCACAGATGAATGGGGCGCCGAACTTCGGCGGCTTGTCTGCCGTGTTGCTCCCCATGTGCGCGGCCTATTATACCGCGTACCAGGTGACGCCCTGCTACGATGTCATTATCATGAAGCAGAGCGTTGACCCTGTGTCAGATACATTGTCCTTAACGCTCAGTGCCCCGTATTTGTCGGCAGCTAAGCATGACCTGCTGGTCAACATGGGCAAAGGCAAAACGCAATACGCGTGCATCGTGAATGGCCAGTTGCTCGGTGAATATACTTCCGATGACTACGGCCATCTGTCGCTGCAGCTACCCCGCCCATCAGGACAGGATGAGGTAGTGATAAGGAGAAAATCTTAATGATGGGCGCCACTTGCAAAACTCGAAGAGGTTGCGACGGAGCGCAACCCTCCATTGAGCAAGTGTTTTTTTGGAGGGTTTCGGTTCGTCGAAACCGTCTTCGGCCGTATCATCGGTGAATTTTGCAAGCGGCTCACGAGTCCAATAAATTAAGAGGGAATCATAATGACGGGTTCAATAAAATTCTTTCTACTGGTTGCGATCGTCATGGTCGTGGATTTGCCAGCATCCCATGCCAAAATGGCCAGGAGCCTTTTGCCATCAATCACAACCCCCGTGCCGCAGATGCTTCCCGAGGTGTGGACTAATGGGACCATCGATCAGGTATACATAAAAAAACATCAGGCCCAGTGTGAGAAAGTGCTCGCGATTAAACCCGAGCTTATCTTCATTGGAGATTCCATCACGGCCCGATGGCCGGAAGAGTTGGTGAAGCAGAATTTCGGGAAGTACCGATATGTCAATCTGGGGATCGGGGGCGACTGGGTGCAGAATGTCCTCTGGCGCGTCCTGAATGGAGTGCTCGACCAGGTCCACCCCAAGGTCATTGTGTTAATGGTGGGCACCAATAACCTGTTTCATCGATTTACGCCTGACGAGATAGCCGAAGGGGTTGCCGCTATTCTCAAGGCGCTCCATGAAAAGGCGCCCGGGAGCAAGGTGCTGGTCGAAGGCATCCTGCCCGGGGGGAGGTCCATTAAGGAACCCCGGAATGAGCTCATCCGTCAAACCAACGCCAAGATCGCCTTGCTGGCTGACAATAAGACTGTCTTCTATTTGGATGTTGGTGACAAGCTGCTTGAGCCGGATGGCTCCATCACCGAGGCGGTAATGCCAGATAAGCTGCATGTGGCGATGCCGGGTTATGTGAGATGGCTTGAGGCGTTGACTCCCACGCTTACTAAACTGCTGGAAACTGCTGGAAAATGAAAGAGGATGCGCCTTTGTTCTATTCAAGTGTCCTCAAGAAGGTCATAGCACCCCAGACCGCCTCGGTAAAACGGGCTGGTGAAGGGAGTGCCGTTGTACTCAAAAACGGGCAAGTTTTATTGATCTACAGTCGTTTCACCGGCGGAGGGGCCGATCATGATACCGCCGACTTGTTCGGGGGAATACTGGATCCGGTTACGGGGGAAATCCGGGACGGCAAAGTCTATTTCCAGGATTCCACGGCGTTGAACCAGATGAGTGTCAGCCTCGAACGACTCCAGAATGGCGCTTTGGGAATGGTGTTTCTCCGTAAGTCAGCTCCGGACAAGGACGATATTTTCTTCAGCCGCAGTTCCGATGAAGGCGAATCGTGGGCCAATCCGGTACGCGTAAACCGCTTATGTGAAGACAAATATATGGTGGTTAACGCCGACCGTTTGCGTCAGTTCTCGTCAGGCCGGCTTGCGATTTCTGCCGCCTTACATGGAAATGGGCCGGAGGCTCCAGCAGCTCTAGGCTTGTTCTATTCAGACGACAGCGGGATGACCTGGGCCTTTTCGGATCGAATTCAAGTTCTTGAAGAGAATATTATTCCACCCCATGCACTTCTGGAAAAAGACCGCCAAGCATGGAGCGAGGCGTGCCAATACGAATTCAGGCTACAGGAACCGGGTGTCGAGGAATTGGCAGATGGCCGGATTTTGCTCTATTGTCGTACGACAATGGGGTACATGTATCAGGCCTATTCGGCTGATAACGGGAAGACCTGGTCCGAAATGAAGGCCGCCGCGGATATCGTGTCACCTGCCAGCCCGCAGTCGATCCGTCGCATTCCAGGAAGCCAGCGGTTGATGTGTGTATTCACTGATCGTCGGAAGGTCTCCTTCGCTAACGCGGGAGAGAACTGGAATTGGCGTACCCCTTTGGCCCTGGCCATCAGCGACGATAACGCAGCAACGTGGCAGATTCTGGGAAATATCGAAGATGAATCGCATAATTATTGTTATACGAGCATTCTCTTTATCGATCATCAAATTTTGCTGACGTATTATGAATCAAACAATACTGTCAAAGATGGAAAGCCTTATCGCGAGAATCTTGCGTCTTTGAAAATGCAGATACTCGCGATGCCATAAAAGGAGCGGTTGAGTGATGATCCCGACAGTCTGGAATGAGCCGTTGAAGGATGCCCTGAGCAATAGTCTGCGTGCCGAGGCTGGCCGAAAATTCAGGATTCACCAGCTTCCGGCAGAGGCTTCCGTCTGGAAAGTCCGGCGCGAGAAACTGGTTGCCACCATCTGGGAAAAGCTGGGTGTTACCGTAGATCATGCCTTGGCACTTGATTATCATGAAACCGGCACCACCCGGATGGATGGGTATGTTGTTAAAAACATTTATTACCAAAGCCGGCCCGGGCTCTATGTTACGGGAAACCTCTACATTCCCGATGGCGATAAGCCCTTTCCTGCAGTCTTAAACGTACACGGGCACTGGGCGCAGGGCCGGTTGGCGGAACAGGTCCAGAGTCGCGGCCATTCATTGGCTAAAAATGGGTATGTCTGTCTTTCCGTGGATGCGTTTGGGTCAGGCGAGCGAGCCACGACACATGGTGAATACGAGTATCATGGCGGTTCGCTCGGGGCCTCACTCATGAATATCGGAGAAACCCTCATAGGGGCTCAGGTCGTTGACAACATGCGTGCCGTGGACTTGCTCTGTTCCTTCGATTTTGTGAATCATGAGAAAATCGGGGTGACCGGTGCCAGCGGTGGGGGCAACCAAACCATGTGGCTGGCGGCGCTTGATGAACGGATCGCGGCCGCCATGCCGGTGGTCAGTGTGGGAACGTTTGAATCTTACGTCACCAGGCACAATTGCGTCTGTGAACTCCTGCCGGATGGATTGACCTTCACGGAAGAGTCAGGCGTGCTGGCCCTGGTGGCCCCGCGTGCGCTGAAACTGTGCAATTGTCTTCAGGACACCAATCCCACGTTCTTCGTCTCGGAAATGCTCCGGAGTTTTAATGAAGCGAAGAAGGTGTATCAGGCGCTAGGGGCCTACGATCAGTTCGCTAATCAGGCGTTCAATCGTCCGCATGGGTATTGGCCGGAAATTCGCGAGGCAATGCTGGGCTGGTTTGATCTGCATCTCAAAGGCGTCGGGAATGGGCTGCCGAAGGTGGAAATCCCGTTTTCCACGTTGCCCGAAGATCAGGTCATGGTTTTTAAAAAAGGCGAACGACCCGCAACGGTCCCGGGGATTGCTGAGTATTGCCGGCAAAAGGGGGCAATCCTAAAAGCAAGTGCCCGGCAGCTGAACCCCATGGATATCCAGAAGCAGGCGGCAGAACTCCAGGCCATCTTAAGGATTTCGGACTGGCTTATACTGGCGCATGTTCATGAATATTCTGAAGAAGGAATCTGGCGTAAGTTTGCCCTGGAAACCTCCGGCGGAGAAATGATTCCGGTATTGGTGGCGGGGTCGCATTCCAAGCCCGCCGAATTTGTCCTCTTCACTCATCCTGACGGTAAGGAGAAAGTCTGCCTTGAGGCGATCCAGGCCGCCTTGAAGCAGAACCAAGGAGTCATACTCGCGGATCTCTGGGGTTCAGGCGAAACTCACGCAGAGGCGGTCCCGCATTATGGTTCCTTATCGCGATCGGCATTATGGCTCGGTAAGTCCATGCAGGGCGAATGGGCTAAGCAGATGGCCTTGCTCTGTGAGTTTGCTGCGTCGCAGTTCAAGGCTTCCTCTGTATCCCTGCATGCGTATAAGGAAACAGGGGTGACGGCCCTGATGTTGAATGCATTGAAGCAGGTAAACCAGGAAATTATTCTGGAAGAAAGTCCGGTTTCATACATATACAATCAGGCAGTGGTGCCGGATTTCTTTTCAATGGCGCTGCATCTGCCGGGCATCATGAAGTGGGGCGATCTTTCGCTGGTCGCCGCGCTGACGAACGCGCAAATTCAATTCAGGACTCCGGTGATGTCTGACGGGGTTGCGCTCAGTCCTGAAGAACTTCAAATCATGAGAGAGGAATTTGATTCTGTGATCGCAAAATGCAGGAGTAAAGCACGAGTAACTATTGGGTAACAACTAAGGTCGGATAACCAGGAAGGTCATATCCAAGAGCGAAGCGCAGGTGGCAGCCGACGTCCTCGGCGGCTGTAGGTCTAGAGAGATCTTTAAACGGACAATGCGTTCGCTAAGGACGTCGAACGCCACCTAGTAGATTTTTCAACAGCAAAGGAGAAAGACAATGAGGCCGTGGAAATTTCGGGGTTATCTACCCTTGGTAATCGTTATGGGCGTCGCCATATCGGGAATGGGGGCTTATGGTAAGCCTAAGGCTAACGCTGACAATAAGGAGGAGAAATCAACCGTCGATGCCGTTTTGTTTCTGGCTCCTCTCGATGATCTGGTTAACCTCGCGGCCGGCACCTTGGAGGCGCGCGTTTCGTTGGACTATTCATTTGATGACACATTACGGCCAGCAGGGTCTCGTTGCCAGCCGTTCAACTTCTTGCGGATTTATCGCAGCGATGGCCTGATGTATGGGGCTGAAGAGATGGAGCCTGTTTTCAGTATATATATGAATCAGGTCCGGGGGGCTCATTCATTGTTTTTCGAGAACCGGCACTATTATGGGGTAAGGAAAAGTGACCCATCACAGCGATTTAGCAGTGCCGCTATTTCCGGAGATAAGGAAAAGGGGCCTTGGTTACTGGCCGGCGAATGGCATGCAATGGCCGTGACGTGGGTTGTGGATAAGGAGGGATTGCAGGTCGAACTCTACCTTGATGGCAAATCCCAAAGTCGGCGTAGCTTCCCAATCAAGGAAGGCGGCGTCGGGTCCTTTAAAAAGGGGGATTTTCTGAGTGTGGGGGGTGAGACTCTTTCCGCGGCCACGCTGCTTTCCTACCGTCTTTCGAACCGGGTCCGGACAAAGGAGGAAATCGCATCGGACAAGCCGTTGGTGGCTGACGATGCCACCACATTGTTTATGGATGCCGGGATTGCGGAAAAAACGGCGGCCTTGAAGCGTAGCGAATTTGCTTCCATGGTGAAAAACAAGAAGCTCAACATCCGGCAGCCGGTGTTTGTCGGCGAATTCAAAATTATCGACACCCCGAAGGGTAAAGCGATTCAATTCTATAAGCAGAAATCACGTTAATTCAGTAAGGAAAAAATATGTTTAAGCTAAAAAATAAAAAAATCGCGTTCTTTGGTGGGGTGGGATATCTGGCCACGCCGATTGTTCAGGAAATGGCAAAACTGGGGGCGGATCTGTTTCTGGCGGACTTCAATAAGGACCTGGCCGTTAAGACCGCGCAGGAGTTGAGCCGCCAGTATCCCGGCCAGAAGTTTGAGGGGGCATTTGTTGATGGCGGGGATTACGCCAGTATTGCGGCATGCTTTGATAAAATTAAAGCCTCGTTCGGAACGCTGGACGTCATGGTCTCCGGTATTTCCGCCGCCAATAATCTGACGGTGGATGAGTTCACGCCCGAGGCAATGAACAAGACGTTTGCCACTCATCTGACCGGGTCCTTTT
This is a stretch of genomic DNA from bacterium. It encodes these proteins:
- a CDS encoding amidohydrolase family protein; translated protein: MKIDAHAHGMHAELNDKGRRIPPVVSGWKSTDGSPEAHVREHNKHGIDKVLLLDPPNVVFEMKQVFGDFVMPCPQVEMDKSSPAEIASLLDRGAVGIKFIAPMHPYGDNRYLPLYEVVRNYRALAVFHTGNLVHEFFDPGGPLARPDWITITHMRPAELDRITRAFPDLKILMAHFGNPWWEEAWTVLKSNKNVYADLSGGTAYMKSMNMWKDLFVPNGTLHEKSVSKLCYAADDSVCHAGYFGYDKFIEFYERFYEALNLPEDIRQKIDRKNIIMLTDRK
- a CDS encoding alpha-glucosidase/alpha-galactosidase; its protein translation is MHAEIKSEELKIAYIGGGSRGWAWGLMSDLCSEPRLTGVVRLYDIDRAAAEDNVVIGNKHSAHPDALSRWSYEAVHSLSDALRGADFVVISIMPGTLDEMASDVHTPEKYGIYHSVGDTVGPGGIVRSLRTIPMYVEFAEAIRAYCPNAWVINYTNPMTVCVRTLSAVFPEVKVFGCCHEVFGTQDTLALMIKEKFGVESVKRQEIRCNVLGINHFTWFNEASWQGHDLMPMYREFAEKYADGFYGHNKNDPEAWKVNHTGMASRVKLDLTRRFGMIASAGDRHMAEFCPRAWYMKDLATVAHWKFQLTSVAVRREIDTKRIAKSRRLLSGEDPIKLHLTGEEGVHQIAALMGLEELFTNVNVPNVGQMSGFPLGAVVETNAMFRGDSVRPISAGTLPEALNGMLLHHVKNQETTVRAGITRDAHLAFQAFVTDPLVTGLSLGEAESLFSEMLKNTRKYLPGWKLE
- a CDS encoding trehalase family glycosidase, with the protein product MTTGCLKLGTNWGPFSPVYTGISHILDAAQGSMTDLALFTGRREPASVILPDTIFDYVQNVKSGVRLATVRVVPEDVATDYSSFSLRNYLDPHGDTALAKFTVESDERMRCEITFRNASDENREYFYGLGLSVVDARRKVSLKKVLRSWWLPAKDYTAIEAYQKAFGLGCRQCLSRVFSWGVESEMLAQAFGGWEGDRVSYHTTLPKPVQDGYVYFRYIKYSAMSQRWELRINGNATAFCFPQTWEIPGGLWGKNRDAYEEWRLLRVPIGRVSEADLNIELRPLEAPGNDTARIWLDGMLFNEGRLPGDKGASELLPTLLVDEPRRDDARVELASSDGSTVQFRIILQDEPERIETVLLEGMTPQARSGNGSFLAHLRKRFELPAALLERDSTVSPWGAADSDPITVPAHSERTVGFTLCMDRPTANSLVEDEGTVLPSRTSPPQGPYSEMAARLRDVLLFNVNYPMKLFGAPSPYYVPSKYFPLPYSWDGGLTAVGMTTFAPGLALQQASYFFTGEEQDFPCLYCGSPVPTPLYALWEVYQATQDRSALAGAYAGAKRMYDFYLGRTPGSVVNAHNDGMLSTYPYNYNLGIDDHPIQRWAEEQKLTDKGVYSLILMAQMLRMARMLRNMAYVLEKGADAEQYRCDSELLGGIIDNQMWDEKSGLYGWLCRTEQGVEPLLLDGSAGDPSGCAFLPLFAGLTTHKERLIKQLMDQARFLTPWGISSVDMTAPCYNPKGYWNGGIWPVMQWYIWRGLLESGEPVLARKVAELILNTWQQFFDKDHYLGEHYMIEPAQMNGAPNFGGLSAVLLPMCAAYYTAYQVTPCYDVIIMKQSVDPVSDTLSLTLSAPYLSAAKHDLLVNMGKGKTQYACIVNGQLLGEYTSDDYGHLSLQLPRPSGQDEVVIRRKS
- a CDS encoding GDSL-type esterase/lipase family protein, whose protein sequence is MTGSIKFFLLVAIVMVVDLPASHAKMARSLLPSITTPVPQMLPEVWTNGTIDQVYIKKHQAQCEKVLAIKPELIFIGDSITARWPEELVKQNFGKYRYVNLGIGGDWVQNVLWRVLNGVLDQVHPKVIVLMVGTNNLFHRFTPDEIAEGVAAILKALHEKAPGSKVLVEGILPGGRSIKEPRNELIRQTNAKIALLADNKTVFYLDVGDKLLEPDGSITEAVMPDKLHVAMPGYVRWLEALTPTLTKLLETAGK
- a CDS encoding sialidase family protein, with product MKEDAPLFYSSVLKKVIAPQTASVKRAGEGSAVVLKNGQVLLIYSRFTGGGADHDTADLFGGILDPVTGEIRDGKVYFQDSTALNQMSVSLERLQNGALGMVFLRKSAPDKDDIFFSRSSDEGESWANPVRVNRLCEDKYMVVNADRLRQFSSGRLAISAALHGNGPEAPAALGLFYSDDSGMTWAFSDRIQVLEENIIPPHALLEKDRQAWSEACQYEFRLQEPGVEELADGRILLYCRTTMGYMYQAYSADNGKTWSEMKAAADIVSPASPQSIRRIPGSQRLMCVFTDRRKVSFANAGENWNWRTPLALAISDDNAATWQILGNIEDESHNYCYTSILFIDHQILLTYYESNNTVKDGKPYRENLASLKMQILAMP
- a CDS encoding acetylxylan esterase, producing MIPTVWNEPLKDALSNSLRAEAGRKFRIHQLPAEASVWKVRREKLVATIWEKLGVTVDHALALDYHETGTTRMDGYVVKNIYYQSRPGLYVTGNLYIPDGDKPFPAVLNVHGHWAQGRLAEQVQSRGHSLAKNGYVCLSVDAFGSGERATTHGEYEYHGGSLGASLMNIGETLIGAQVVDNMRAVDLLCSFDFVNHEKIGVTGASGGGNQTMWLAALDERIAAAMPVVSVGTFESYVTRHNCVCELLPDGLTFTEESGVLALVAPRALKLCNCLQDTNPTFFVSEMLRSFNEAKKVYQALGAYDQFANQAFNRPHGYWPEIREAMLGWFDLHLKGVGNGLPKVEIPFSTLPEDQVMVFKKGERPATVPGIAEYCRQKGAILKASARQLNPMDIQKQAAELQAILRISDWLILAHVHEYSEEGIWRKFALETSGGEMIPVLVAGSHSKPAEFVLFTHPDGKEKVCLEAIQAALKQNQGVILADLWGSGETHAEAVPHYGSLSRSALWLGKSMQGEWAKQMALLCEFAASQFKASSVSLHAYKETGVTALMLNALKQVNQEIILEESPVSYIYNQAVVPDFFSMALHLPGIMKWGDLSLVAALTNAQIQFRTPVMSDGVALSPEELQIMREEFDSVIAKCRSKARVTIG